From the genome of Canis lupus baileyi chromosome 4, mCanLup2.hap1, whole genome shotgun sequence:
gctgtgggcttttcatagattgttttaagatgtcgaggaatgttccctctatccctacactctgaagagttttgatcaggaatggattcCCTCATCAGTTTTTACACATGCTATTCTCTCTCCTAGAGTGgtgctttttaaactttaatgtgcatataaATAATCTGAGGAGCTTGTTGAAATGCCTAGTATGACTCAGTAAGTCTACGGTTGTGGACTGAGATTCTGGATTTCTCccaagttcccagatgatgctgaaGCTGCCAGTCCGAGGAGGAGCAAGGCCCTAGAACACCCCGCCAGGCCTGTACTGGCCTAGCTGCTGATGGCTTCTGGACACATGGATATTATAGACAGctacaataacaacaacaacaaaaagaacaaagcaatgaACTCTTTCAGGGGTCAATCTATTTGTCAAGAAAGGTCAGGGAACTTATGCATGGCTATTATTGCCATATCTTAAAGGAAGGTTATTGGAAATTCTGAAGACATAATAAGGTCATAGTTTCAGAAGAGGACAGTCTTCTGAATTGAATAAACTTCACTTTGTGAAAAACTCACAACattcatctcatttttaaaatctggtcTACCTAGACTGGGAGAACTAAAGGTGTGTGTAGGAAAAAATGGTTGCCTGAAGCCTgctgagtcttttatttttttttttaaagattctatttatttattcatgagagacacacagagagagagagaggcagagacacaggcagaaggagaagcaggctccatgcagggagcccgatgtgggacttgatcccaggtctccaggatcacatcctgggccaaaggcagacactcaaccactgagccactgaggcatccctgcTGCTGAGTCTTTTAAGTCTCAAGGCTAGAGTTAGCTTTTCTGTGAAGGCTTTTCTGATCCCAGATGTGGGATTGGATGTTCCTCCACAGTGCCCTAGGAATCCCTATGCATGGTGCTGTCCTAACCCTCATCACCCTTCACTGTCATTGCTTGTCTTCCTGTCTGGGGTTCCCAGTCATCCTTGGTCTTATCTTTACTATTGTATCCCGAAGCATCGAGCATTGCAAGTACATGGAAAATACCCTGTAGTTGAATCAAGGCCTGAAATAATGGATCAACCTAACACTATTACTGATAGATTCTGTGTCTGGTATTAAGTAGAGTTAGAGTCATTTTTTTTGAAGTGGTACAAAATCGTGGTATATATGAAATTATAGAGAAAGACTACATATTAAGAATCTTTTTACATAGCAGGTGTTTTTGAGTAGggagggaaacacacacacacacacacacacacacacacacacaaacacacacacacacatatcttcaCCTGTTTCTTACCTTGAATCTGACCAGCCCTTTCTAATCCTTGCTTTGAACTGGTCAAGTGATATTCTCCTCTGTGAACCTGTGGATAACTCGAActatctctttgtttttctcatcttctAAATGAGATACCACGAATTTTAGAGGGTTCTTGTAAATTTTTAGTCTGCTATGATCCCCTGGCTCTTGGTCTTATAAACAGCCATAGATAGCAAATGTGCATTTCTTataatgtttcttaatttttttccacttgtTAGCCTATCTGTTGCACAGGACAGACTTAGTTTGCTCTTCCAAAATAAACAGTTCATGCAGGTTACAGCTCAAAGTTCATCATAAACTTGTTGAACACAGGAATATGTTGGGAGTTAAGACAGACAAAGATCAACTGTTAAAATAAGAAATGGCAGATAAATCACTCGGGTAAGAAATATGCTCAATAATGGACACAAATTCCTCCTTTTTCAATGATGGTAACAACTttatagctgtgtgtgtgtgtctgtggacATGTACATCACTTACTAGTGACTATTTCTGAGATGAGATCACATAAGCCTTTCGTTTTCTAAATTGTTTATTTGCCTTAATGTTTGAATTTATATTACAGCAAACGTTTTCCATCCTAAGCGGAAAGATAATTcagaattgaaaaagaaaaaagaacttttatgAGAATTAATGACACTGCTGCCCACAAGTACAGTCTTTCCTACACATGAAAGTGGGACACTAAGATACACTCAGCATGAAATTTCCACAACAAAGAAGAGAGATTTGGGTTTTCTTAACACTTTAAACTGGCTGTAAAGAGCACTTTTACAAACCTTGTAATTTAAAGACATAAgagtttttaaagtaaaatatacgtactttgggaaatttaaaatgttaccaGTGATTTAGTTAAGaaagttacatttaaaaatctttctaagttttgcaaaaagaaggagaaaagtttGTCAAACAACTTCATGGAGACATTAAGAACTGACTTCTTCAATAAGTTTTAAGGTGCCTAgtaaaaagcacattttaaaaagattcatatacATCTTAATAATATAAAGCACTCCAAAACTAAATTTATATATCtacaacttttaaaatgattttatttatttgagagagagagagagcggggggggtagggggagagaagcagactctcccctgagcgtggagccccacatgggctctatccctgactctgagatcatgacctaagccaaaaccaagagttcaacactcaatgactgagccacccaggcagctctataattttttaatgtagcaaTTGCTCCGTCTGTGGTCAAATGTGGAAATCTCTATAATTTTGACTGTGTTACTGTTACAAAAATGAAAGCCCTGCATCCTCTCTACTACTTCTTCAAAAATCCATTTCTGCTCCAGTGCTGTGCAGTGGGTTTTAACGTTTCAAACTTCATCTTAAATTATGATTAACTATTTggatatttatttgaatttaaacaAACTTGCCTCCATTAAAAtgttcattccataaatatttgctgaatgcttATTCTGTGCCAGATACACTTCTGGCACTTGGGGTACATCATAAACAGAACAAAGGTTGCTGACTTCACAAAGTCTATATCCAggagataataaaaatgaacataatagaTGAGGAAGTTATGTATTATattcttgttaaaaatattttgggtgtTATATTTGTCTTCcaggattgtcttttttttttttttttattgtcttaacataatactacagactgggtgacttaaaacaacagaaatgtaatttctcacagtctggaggctggaagtccaggatcaaagCACCAGCAGGTTGACGTCTGGTGAGacctctcttcctggtttgcagataaCTGACTTCTGGCTGTGTCCTCAGGTGGCCTTTCCTCTGTACGTGTGTGGAAAGCTCTGATGTCTCTtacccttcttataaggacaccagtcctattagATGAGGGTCCCACCCTTTATGACCTTAACTATCTCTTTAAAGGCTCCGTCTCCAAACAGAGTCACATTGTGGCTTTTGAATTTAACATATGCatttggggaggggaggcagaagtCATTCCATCCATAACATATGGCATTTGTGATATGAGGGACACTCAAGTGTGGGGCCCAGGGCAGAGTTATCCTCTTGCCAAGGTTTAAGGACAATGTTGAGATAGACTTCATGGAGAAGGGGATATCTGAGCAAAGATACAGGAGGTAAGAGGGTTATACATATAGCCTTTTGGAGAAAAAGGCATTTCTGATTGAGGGGGCAGCCAGCGCAGAGGCCTTAAGGCAGGAATGCATCTGGAATGTTTGGTAAACAGTAGGTCTGAAGGGTTGGGAGAGTAGGAAGAGATGAGGTGTGGGTATCTGGGTGATGTAGAGCTCTGGAGGCCCCTATAAGGAATTGGGTGTTTACCTGGGTGAAATGGGAGAACCATtgcagggttttgagcagaggtaTGACATGGTCTGATTTATACAGCCACATGGCCACGAAATTATTTTCAGGCATTTTGGTGAATAATTAAAGTGAAGTTATGCACATTtacatttgacccttgaacaacatgggtttgaactgcataggtccacttatacatggatttttttcgaCAAGTACAATATAGtagtataaatgtattttccttataatttcctcactaacattttcttttctctagcttactttaagaatacagtatgtaacaCATATaagatacaaaatacatgttGATTATGTCATGGTAAGGCTTTCAGTCAAAAGTAGGCTGTTAATAGTGGAGTTTGGGGGAAGTCAAAAGTTCTTTGCACAGGGGTCAGTATccctaacccctgtgttgttcaagggccaactgtacaTTAACTGCATCTATCAAAACCTTGATTTTAGAATCTAATTTTAGAGTCAAATTATCTGGAGAGCTTCACACTTAACAAAGTTTTCCAAAGTGTGGTACGTATATAAGTAATCCTTCCTTCTATACaccttttaccttttcttttttctttcttctattgaATGTACATAGTTACACATTTCTTGTGCTCTTTTGAAATCTTTTGAACTAAGTTTTATCTAATTATGTATACTTAATATCTATGTTCTAAGATACTTTTGAACAAATACTTTGGTGACGGCTATACAGATATATAGAGAAAAGAATAGTCACAAATGACATTACTTTGTGCCTTCTACAAATAAGTAATACTTTGAGGACTAATTGTGTACTTTTGTAATACAAAGTCTGTTTCATTCTGTTTGGTTTAACAAAATCATGATCATCAATTATCTTGcattcaagagaaaaaagaaactggattGTTACTTATCATTTCTATGAattgtctattttaaaaaaaagattttcttttttttttttttaagattagtgGGTAAAAGTTGATGTGAAAGTAAGAGTAGGTTCACTGTTAGGTAAAACTGTGAAATAGGTCCTctggctttctcttcctctttttagtTCAGGGAAATTCACCAAAGTATCTCTAGCACCTAGCTAGCACAAAGGATAcctagcacataataggtgctcattatatttgttaaatgagtagTGATTTCCCTAAGACATCTCCTCACTAATTTGCTAGTGACTTCAGTTGTTTGTCCATCCTTGGAGTGTTTGCATTCTAAAAGATTGCCAGAGGATGCCGGCAACCTCTGCCCAAAGATATGAACTGCTAAAGGTTGAACGTCAGGCGTCAGTGGGGAGATATTTTAAAGTGCAGAATTTTCCCCAAGAGCCGCTTTAAACCACATCACTGGTCAACTATTTACTTTGCTCGTCATTGGGTCAGATGAGAATTGCATTTGGTATACAGCTTTAAGACATACCATCctgatttatttctatttcttggttCCTgtgcaaccccccccccaaaacaaaaacaaaaaaaacaggagttgTTGATTCTAAAGCAATTGCTGTCAATTTGTAGCCCATCCCCTTATAGTTTGTATTGTTTAGGTAGGACCTGAGCCCCGTTCAAGGTCTTCCCCAGCACCTCTGACACGCCTCGCGAGGACTACCCGAGactgggtggggagcaggggtgtCCTCTAAAAGGCCAAACTGCTGGCGTCCGCAGTGGATCAGCCACGTGCTGGGCCCGGCGCTCAGCGACGCAGCCAAAACATCTCCGTATTAAAGCTCCGGCGCCCGCCTGCTGGAGGCACAGCTCTTTGAAGGTATGTGCTGTGGACGGTGCGCACTGTATACAACAAATGTGTTTGAAGAGAGCTAAGTTGAAACATAGACATTTGCGCTGAATGATTTCTACGGCGGCTTCGTTTCCGAAAGAAGCGTACCGGTACCTTTGCAAAACTGCTTCTCCCGGCCCGCAGAGGAAGGCTGGCTAGGCTTCCTCGGGGTAACCGGTCCTCCCTCTCCCAACCCCTTCCCATGGTTCTTGTGCCCCCGTCCTCTGGGCCCACACAAGGAGGACAGGACGCCTGCCGGTCCATGTTGGATGCAGGAAGCGGACGCCGCGCGAGCGCCTGATGCTTTCCAAACGCTGGTCGCTCGGCCCTGGGTCTGACATAACCAGCCTCGCAGGGCACAGACGGGGCGAAGACCGGAGGCAGGTCTGCCCCGAGCCTCCGTCGCGCCGGAGAAACGTCAGGGCCCCCGCCTTGAGGCCGGCCCGCCCCCCTCTCTTCCCCATTGGCTCGGCGGCTCCACGCGTCACGCCTGCGACGCCGACGCTGCCCTGCCTGCGAGGGGCGGGGCTCGGGACGGGGCTCGGGACGCGCGAGGCGGGGCCAGCGCGCACGCGCAGGCGAGCGGGACTGGGTCAGGACCGGGGAAGGGCGGGGGTGGTGTTCCCGGTTTCCTGGGTTACctgagggggcgggggtggggagttCGCGGCGGCGACGGGGGTGGCAGCTGCAGCGGCGACAACGACTCGGGATTCTCCCGGTGAGTAGAAGCGCGCGGCGGCAGCCACACAGCAGGTAAAAAAGGCGGCCGCCGGGCGCGGATGACGCCGGCCGAGGGCTTGGGGTCCCGGACACCGTCCCCGGCCTGGAGAGAGGGCGGATTGGGGGTGGCGGCCGCCGGCCGGAGCTGGGTGTCGCGGCCCCCGGGCTAAGGGCGCGGGGGGCTCGGCCCCGAGCCGGTCCTCGGGCGTCTCGTCCGGCTCCCGGTCTCCGAGATGTCTCCCCGCGGCGCCGGCAGCGTGTGACAGCGGCCGCGAGGCAGGCGGGAGCTCCCCGCGGCCCCTGGGGACCCTTGCGGCGGCCACCCGCCACCAACTTTATTTCCGCgcgcgcgggggccgcggggccggagGTGCACGAGGCTGGCGACGCGGTGCTGCTAGCGCGGTCGTATTCATTGTCCTGTGCGGTGGCACTCGCTCCACCCCGGCCGGGCCCAGACTGGCAAGTCGACGCGGGAGCTGGCAGTTTCCGCGCCACCACCCTTGCAGTGGCTCCCGCGCTCCTGTCCCGCGGTGCTCGCCCATCTGTCCTCTCCCCCGCGTGCCTCCGTCTGCTGCTCGTCTCACGTCTGTGACACCCTCTGCGGGGCCAGAGGGGCCTCTGAGATAGCGGCCGTCTGTGCCGGGGCGTCATTAGAGCCTTCCTTGGCTGGGATGCCCCTTAGCCTCCGGGGGGACTACGGTGTTTGAAAAATAACCGGGAGACCTCCCGACACCACAGAGTGGAGGTCAACGGGTTGTTCGAGGTGGAGGGGGTCAGGGAGGAGGCTTTCAGAACCGCTCCCTAGCCTCAATTCTTATCGGGCTAAACAAAACGTTCCCTATGACGGCGCTTGGTACTTGAGGCTTGTTTGAAGCAGATAGAAAATACTAAGGGAGTTGCGTCTTGCCTTGAATACGTTGTTGTTGAGTACGGACCAGTGTTTCCTTGCACGTTGAATGCAGCTCGCGTTTTTCCTAGGGTTTATTTAACAGATTGATAGGACGAACTGAGTTGGGCTTTTCTTCCTGATGATTCTTGGCCGGTCTGCTGCTGCTTTAAACTTCCACACCCAGAAACCTTATGCTAATAAAGATGTTGACTCTGagctttcattttatagatatagtTATTAATATGGggtatttgtttttaagagcTTTACGAGTAGTCAGCAACTTTTTTTCTGATATCTCTTTGCTGTCCTCCATGTTGTTACTGCTTAAAGGTTGGAGAAGAGGAGGGATTAGGAGAAAATGagttattatataatttaactgACATGAAAGCagtttgtaaattataaaatgatgtaTGAATTTagtagatatttattgagcatgtactgTGTGCCAAACAGTTTTCTGAACAGATGAATATCCCCTCCTTCACAGAGCTTGCATTCTTGTGGGGGATCTCAGATAATAAAATATGTGCTATGTCATTTAGTGTCAAGGACTAtagaagaaaaagcaggaaggagggaggataGGGGGAGAGGGTTGCAATTTTAACTGGAGCTTAGAATTAACTAGAGGTTAGAGCCAGGAAAGACTTCTCAGAGAACATGGCATTTGAGCCCAAGACTAGGAGGAAGTGAGAAGGTAATCCATATCCCTCTCTAGAGGAAGAGTGttcaagcagagggaaaggcactTACAAGAGCTTTAAGGCAGGAGTGTACTGGGTGTGTTTGAGGACAGCTCAAAGGCTGATTTGGCTGTGGGGGAGTGAGCAAAGTAAGAGTAGTAGAAATGGAGTGAGGTAAGTGGGAATGGTAAGACAGCTTGGGTGAGGCCTTGTAAGCCTTTGTACAGACTTGGTTTAATACTCTGAGTGAGAAGGGGAGTCATCCCTTTGAATAGAGAAGAAATATAACCAGACTTTTAAAAAGGATCATTCTGGTGGCTAGACTGGAGAATtgactggggcagagggagggattgggcaggagcaggggcaggggcaggggcagggttaTCAACTCAGGGACTCTTGCCATAGCTGGGGCTAGAGATGATTATAATTGAGACCAGAGTAAAACTGGTGGAGTGGTTGATTTCTGGATGAATTGGGGGTATACTCAACAGGAGATTTATACCAGAATTTTTGTCGGAGCAAAAATGAAGATGAAGTAGACATATACTGAGATGAGGTTTATGAGATGAGCAATTTGATGGGGAGAGGGTTAGGGGGTGCTGAGAGGACAGTAAAATGAGACATTCAAGTAGAGATTATTAGTAGTAGATTCCAGTGATTTTTGTATTGAAGACATTACATTATTTTGACTTTATCAGGGGCTTAATATTTTCACCCATGAACTGCCAACTTTTTTTtcatactcattttctttttagttcttttggaCCAGCTTAATCATTGATTTCACCAagtgcagttttgtttttatttgcttgcaCTCAGAGCATCTGTCTTTTAGTTTCAGTTGTAGAGAAAGCTGTATCACCCAGAATTTCAGAGTATCTTTGCAGTTTGTTCCTGTATTGAACACCTCCAATGATTTATCTTTTCCCAAGTTATGTTTGGATGGCTGGCTTAagttcaagaatttttttttaagcttcagaAATCTCGTTATCAAATGTGACTTCACTTGGCATTTGTGAAATTACAATGGAAATGACctgtatttttaatactttattaatGATTCAGTAATATAGAGGGATTATCCTAATTCTttagtttcattaaaaaatggCTTGAAATAAATGGGCCATCACATGTTAAATGGAGATCTTTTCATCAAATTATGCAGTATGCGGAACAACAGAATTTGGCCTGTAAAACTTGTATCAAAAATATGTATCAGGACCCTAGAATATAAGGTCTATCCCTTACATTAAGAACCCAGGTTAtaaactaacatttttttaatggattttcaaCCTAAATATATTCTGAAAGTATATCTTAAAACTGTCAGATTAATAACTAGTTTTAAACTGATCTTGGAGTCATTGGGAACACTGTATTCTCTTAGATCCTACTTTCTTTTGCTATTGCTTCTCACCAGTATTTGTTCTTGTCTCTCTTAATACTCCTGGCCTTGATTTACAGTAATTGAGAGAGACCTGATACATTTAGAAACTCTGAATGCTTCTCAGGTCTAATGgttgggggaaaataaaaatcttatttagtAATATGaaaaagtagggatgcctgggtggctcagtggttgagcgtctgccttcagctcagggtgtgatcccggagttccgggattgagtcccacatcgggctccctgcatggagcctgcttctccctctgcctgtgtctctgcctctctctctctccctgtgtctctcatgaataaataaataaaatctttacaaaaaaaaaaaaagaaaaagtaatgctTAAAATGTGACCATCTTAATTAGCGAAGAAAGGAATTAAACAATTTTCCAGAAGGCTAGTCATTGTTCCATTCAAATGTGATTCCTTGAAATTGAAACTCAAAATGCATGAGGAAATAAGAGAACTGCTAGCCACTTTAAATGAGTGGAAGAAATAGATGAATGATAAGAGAGGGTATTGCACCTACTTAGAAATGTTTATATAACTAGAGCCACTCATCTTTATAAAGTAAAGAGGATAGAAGATTTTTGCCAGAAACCTGaatcacatattttaaatttaaaaacagagtggggagggggaaagcTTAGAAACTGTACATTGAATGTCTTGATACTAAGTGATTCCTAGAAAAATTATAGGCCAGATTGCCAAGCAGATGCTTTATAATTTGTGATTAGAAAACAAGGCACTGATTATTAAGACCCAGAATTGCTTTTTTAAGAACACGTCATATTAGCCCCTTGCACACTTTGCCAAATATATGATaatattaaataatctttttaagcACCTTGCATCTTACAGAGTGCattcccattattttatttaaccctcaGAACATCCCTGTGAAGTAGTGTCAGAGGAAGAGGACTCAACAGTAGGAGCCCTGGGAAGTCATGAAGGGGACAGATGTGGGAGATTTTAGAAAGGACTTACTTAGATACAAAGTTAAAGAAAGGGAAGAATCAAAGTGGGCTTTAAGGATTCTAGATTGTCTGACTGAGTGAATGGTAATGCTGGTAATTGatcataaatttgaaaatataggtGGAGGAACAGATTTGGAGATGTGAAATTCATCTATTCATATCAGTTTGGTGAAAATAGTTGTTTTCTTTGTCAGAACTGAGTCACATGTaattaaacttttcaaaatatgtagGTCAGCCTGGAACTCAGAAGAAGAGAAGTCTAAACCAAATGAAaagtcttcattcattcagtaaacatatCCTTTCAAATTCTTTTGGTAAGGAAGAGAGGACAGTGGGTAGAAGCTTGAGCAGGGAAATGTGATTGGGGaaggtttgtttttccttaaggATGAAAGAGTCAAGGAACTTTAGTGGACTGATGGAAAGGGTccattgaagaagaaagaaaattgaagtcACAAGAGAAAGATGATCAGACATAACCTCAGAGGAACTGGAAGGGTTGGGAACAAGATCACAGGTGAAAGGGTTATTTTGGAGAAGAGCAGTGATGCACcttcctgtttaaaaaaagaaaaggaaatagacaGTGAATACTGATATAATATAGGTACATGTCCAGGATAACATCTCTTGTCTCCGTGGAGCCAGGTTATCTGCTGAAATTGAGAAGGAAGGGCGTGGGTTGGGGTATGTTTCATGGGAAAGGTTACTGTTGTGATTGGAAAAGGGGCTTGACTAGGGAACATTGACCTAATTGCTGAATAATGATAAACACCCTTGAAATCACAAATGAGGAAAGCAGCCAATCAGAATGGTTAAGCAGTACAGAAAGCATATAATTAGACTGAATCTAGATGGTGATCGGAAGTGAGGATATGATGTATAACTTGTGTTGGGGGATGGTATAAAGTCAAGAAACTGAGGGTGATAATG
Proteins encoded in this window:
- the LOC140631759 gene encoding uncharacterized protein; this translates as MTPRHRRPLSQRPLWPRRGCHRRETSSRRRHAGERTDGRAPRDRSAGATARVVARKLPAPASTCQSGPGRGGASATAQDNEYDRASSTASPASCTSGPAAPARAEIKLVAGGRRKGPQGPRGAPACLAAAVTRCRRRGETSRRPGAGRDARGPARGRAPRALSPGAATPSSGRRPPPPIRPLSRPGTVSGTPSPRPASSAPGGRLFYLLCGCRRALLLTGRIPSRCRRCSCHPRRRRELPTPAPSVRTVHSTYLQRAVPPAGGRRSFNTEMFWLRR